In Oncorhynchus gorbuscha isolate QuinsamMale2020 ecotype Even-year linkage group LG26, OgorEven_v1.0, whole genome shotgun sequence, the DNA window TTGCATCCAATTCTGTGGTTGATGGTTCACAGAGGAATTGGGGGACTAACGGGATCTGAGTGGTTACAAcaggatagagggaagggggaaCCGAGGTAGGATAAtgtagagaggggtgggggtggactTGTCTTATCACATCAAGTATCACTTATGTcctgtataaaatacagtataatactattatatgataataataaaaataaacagtTCAGTGTTCCATCTGCCCACCGTATGTGGTCTTTCAGGCCGCAGTGCCTGACCACAACAGACTTAAGAACAGCGTGGAGTGACGAGATGACTTTAGGGGGATGGCCAGTCGCCTTATGGTGGTGCGCCAGACTAACACAGAAGGAAAGGGTCAAGAGCGTAGAGGTTAAGGGAAGGCAGGAGGCAGTAGTCTTAGATGATTCCATATTTGGCCAGATCACTGAGCTCCATGTCGCCGTAGGCCTCCCATGGGCAGACCACTGCTATGtctagagagaatgagagagggagaaataattACTATTGATTGTCCAGTTGATGAAAAAGGGCAAGAAATACCTGTTGGTTGTCTTGGTTGTCGATATACAGTGTCTTTAGAAgtaattccacattttgttgtgttacagcctgaattgaacatggagtaaaacaaacaatactccataatgtcaaagtggaattatgttttgcacattttttacaaattaataaaaaattcaaatctgaaatgtcttgagtcaacacaTTTTCTTggatggactcactctgtgtgcaataatagtgtttaacatcatttttaaatgactacctcatttctgtaccccacacataaaatTATCTGTATGGTCCCTCAGTCGAACCGTGAATTTCAAACTCAGATTCAActtcaaagaccagggaggttttccgaTGCCTCATCACAAAGGGCACCTATAAAAtaataaaagcagacattgagtatccctttgagcatggtgaagttattaatttaactttggatggtgtatcaatacacccagtctttacaaatatacaggcgtccttcctaactcagttgccggagaggaaggaaaccgctcagggatttcaccatgagccaATTGTGACTTTACAATGgttatagagtttaatggctgtgataggaaaaaactgaggatggatcaacaacattgtagttactcaacaATACTACTTAAttcacagagtgaaaagaaggacctctgtacagaataaaaatattacaaaacatgcatcgtctgcaacaaggcactaaagtaaaactgcaaaaaatgtggcaaagctgttcactttttgtcctgattacaaagtgttatgtccaatacaacacattactgagtaccactctccatatttcaagtacagtggtggctgcatcatgttatgggtatgcttgtaatctttAAGGACTGGGGAATTTACAGGGTAAAAAGAAAacgtaatggagctaagcacaggacaaatcctagaggaaaaccttccaccagacactgggagatgaatttacatttcagcaggacaataacttaaaacacaaggccaaatctacactggagttgcttaccaagaagacaatgaaTGTTCTAAAGTGTCCGAGTTAtagtttgacttaaatctgcttgaaaatggttgtctagcaatgagcAGAGCtaaaatgtttaaataataaTGGGAAAATATTGTGCAAAACTCTGAGACTTACCAAGTGATTTGAACATGTATAGACTCAAGGGAGTGAAAACTTATGTAAGTATACTTATTTtcattacatttgcaaaaatgtctcgaaagatgttttgtctttgtctttgtggGGTATTGCATGTAGATGTGtgatcatttttatttatttaatccatgttgaattcaggctgtaacaactaAATGTGGGATAATTCAAGGGGTATGAAGACTTTCTGAAGGTGCTGTATACTgaaagtagaaatacaaatatatacagtagatgAACAAACATGACTACTGATGATTGCAGATGGAATATCAAAGTTACCTGTGCCAAGACCCTCCATGCCTGGGATGTCATCACCAAATCTGCAATTGACAAGGAAACATGTTTGTATCTTACAGATGATAgaatttgtctgtctgtatacaTGTTTGAGAATGTGAGAAAACTAAGTGTTAGTGTGAATATGTGGAACGGTTGTGTGTGATtcttgtgtgtatctgtgtgaatgtgtgatgaCAGAGAAAGATTCTCACCCTTTCTGGCCAGGCTTGGGGGCCTTGCTCTTGAATGTACGGGTTTGCCTCTGCTTGAACTTGGGGGGTCCCTTCTTGGGGGTGGTGGGGCCAGCTGTCCCAGCGGGTGTTGCCAAGGCACTTCCTGCAGGGGGAGCTGTGTTCATTTCTGCTGAggtctgacacagagagagacagagattgttacAAAACTGTACAtaaaataacatttgaaatgtctgtattgttttacatttttttgtgagtgtaatgatTACTCTTAATTTCTGATTGTTTATTTAATTTAGGTTTATTTCACTTTCTTTggtaatgtaaacatgtttcccaagcCAATGAATCCCAttagaaagagagatggtgagCTGTTATAGTGTTGGCCAGAAAGTCTATAATTTCACTCTATCTTGTATTATCCTCACTCCCATTTTCTACATATATTTTAGCTAGTTTTACTTCACTTCAGGTCTGTCCCCCCCCTTCTTCTCTACTGCTGTCTTTCTGCTAATCTCTTGCTCTCTGCCAGGCTCCCTCCAGCCACTTTACTGGTAATCAGAAAAGATCAGGGGGATTTAGCTAAACAGCCAGATTATCTCTGATTCCATATAAAACCCAATTTGATGAATTACCCTTCTTAAATCCCAGGAATGTCCTCTGTGTCACATGCAATTGCTTAGAAcacgaagggggggggggggggggggatcacctCCTTCATTTCTCAGTCCCCATAATATATTTTTCAAAACATCTTTCCCATTTGGGTTGGTACATTGTCTTGACACTGGCCACTCTCCTTTCTTAGCATGGTCATCTTCTTTTTGCATGTCTGATTTTACATGATCAATTATTTTGACCTGACTAAAGTATTGAATTGACTTGCCCCCACTGAATTTATATACATGCATATAGAAGTGTAACATGATATCTTCACTACTGTGCATCTGATTTTAGATCCCATTGGCCTTTGATGTCGTCAGTGAAAAAAAAAGGTTGATCCTTATGACTTTAGTAAGGAAGTCGGGACGGGCGTTAATTAATGATGGTATTGAGACCAGCAGTGGCTGGCCTGCCAAGCTCTTTAGTGGCTCAGACACTATACTGGACAACAGGTGAGGCCACACTCTGTCCTTGTTCCTTTTCTTCTTCATCCGTTTAAGCAGTATCCTCCTAATCTGTCTCCTGAGTACCCCCCCCGAACCTGGGAGCTCCTTAATCCTGTTAACATAATGATGTGGATGGAGCTCACTTTACCAGGACACGGTATGTAACTCAACAGATGCTGCACCTGCATGAGTTTACAGATCTGGCTCTCCCTATGTGGCTGCCTAATGCCCATCCAGAGTGGATGGAGATCTGTAAAGCTGTGCAAAAGCATCTGTTGTTGTGATTTCAGTCTCTGCTTCTAACAGGTaagtctagcctctctctctaggAATGTGGTGTCTGCTGTCTCTCAGATATCTGCCTTCCACTGGACGTTTTGAAAATGCCCCCTAAGGAGCAGAATtaacctgtctgttcctacagttCAACTGTTTCTGCAGGTCAACTGTTTCTACAGgtcaactgtttctacagtcaCATCATTTATCAATTGATTGGCACAAATGCTTCCCCACCTAGTTCCCACTGCGCTATTATAAAACACATCTCACTGTTCCAATATCAACACTAGCATACCACTGAGTGGGAAGCAATGCATTGGCCATGCCTTCTTAATGGTATTCTAGTATGGACATTGGAACTTGCTAGCAATGATTTTAGAGTTAAGATACACACGTTTGTAGCTACGTGGACTTCTGTCTACCACACAAATGGATTCCTCCATGCACTGTGTCCATAATCCATTGTTTCACTTCCCAATCTGAATGCACCCTCATTGCTATCATGCTAGAATTCTCAATGAGCAGTTGAGCTACAATTACAAATGCATGTACATTCTGCATCATGGCTACAGGTGTTAGATTTGCACGAGTCAATCAATCACAATCTTAGAAGTTCCTGCTTGATACTCTTAGAACTTTTCCCTTATACTTCCTTTACAAGTTATGTGTACTTATACTGTAGCACTAATGTATTCATATATATTAGCGATACGTAATTAAGTAgtattaatgtattatttctaAGGAATAATAAAGAAAAGTAGCAATaaggagccccccccccccacacccgtatctattccccaggtcgttgtggtaaatgagaatgtgttctcagtcaccTTACCTGGAAAAtaatgattaaataaataaatacataaaaagtCTCTGCCTCACCTAATTTCACAAATGTTCCAAGGAGCTTCTGTCTCGAAATGAGAGCTACTGCTGCATGTCAGTCCAAGAGCAAAATGAACACAAGGAAACGGCCTTCGTTTAAATAACCCTGATTCTTAATCCTGGAGTTTCCTGGTTTCCAGTCACATGGTCTCTAAAAAGGTCAGCCAGCTCCTtcaccaccctcccctcccccacctccaTTCCTGGACATCAGAGGAGGTGGGAACGTCTGTGAGGAAGGTCAATACGGTCGTTTTTAACTAACTTATCCAATTAAGCCTTGGCACACCTGTGTCAAGCTTGTCAAAGGAGTCGACATTGTCTGTCTGTGGTTGCGTTCCTGGTCCGTGTGATGAGTCTTTAAAGAGTCTGCGTTGTCACTGTGATTGGTCTTTAAAGACTGTGTTGTCACTGTGATTGGTCTTTAAAGACTGTGTTGTCACTGTGATTGGTCTTTAAAGACTGTGTTGTCACTGTGATTGGTCTTTAAAGACTGTGTTGTCACTCATGATGTTCCTTGATCCTTGTGATCAGGTGGTACGGTTAGACCACTATCTTCTCCTGACAACTATTTTGTTGCCTGAGTGGGATATTTTACCTAAGATAGCtctagtgaaataaaaaaataacacacacacaaacacacctgaaaAATAAAGAACATTTCCTGACTTGTCATGTAGGTTAGGGGTCAATTTACTAAAGTTATTTTACTTGGTGATAATCAGTGTGTCTGTATTTAGTGTATTTTTACAGGTGGCATTCTTTAACAGTCCTGTTACGGCTGGTATACAGGCCTACCTGTAATTTACCATCAGAAATAACACAAACCAACATTGAAGCCAATAGCAAAAAATAGCAACATTTTTCAGAATGTATTTTTTTGGTGGATAAAATTAATAATGGCTCAATCCCATTACTCATAATTGGCTCGACAATTTTTTCCAAGTTAACTGAAAACCAAGTTAGTCATCATGTCCGTCTTGCTGTATTCGGTATACGTCAGAGCATTGAGGAAGTACTGAGAATCTGCATTGCGTAAGATCATCCTTTTCTAGTATGTGACTACATACTGTGTCTAATACTTTTAGCTATATATCCAATCACCACGCAGCATCTTACTGTATCATGGACATTCAAACAATAAGTGATTTTTATGAATGTTTCAGAACTAACTGTAAGCACATAGTTCTGAAATGTGTTTTAGAGCAAATACAAGAAACTGTAACAGTAGATAATTCCCAAATCACTATAGTTTATACTCTAGACAGTACAGTTTAAGTGTAGCGCTACTTAAGATCATTACACAACATCAAACTCTTTTTACCACATTCATTTCTTCAGTGCTATTTGTATTAGTAATGAAGTGCAGCATGAATCAAAACCTCTGTTTGGGGGGGTGTAAGTGTTGTATTTGCATGGTGAAGTGGCCAAATATGGACCTACAGTTAATGGGGACATTCTGGATTAGAGATTTAGGACCCTTTGGTACAGGACAGACCAAGCAGTGCAGACCAAGGACTTATAAAGGAAGCTGACGctatttcatatacagtacttCATCATGTACCTGATAATGGAGGTCTGCACTGCTTGGTCTTAGCAAAGTTGACAACATGCCCTTAGCGGTCCTGTGTCTCATAAGAGATATTTCATATAATTTCAATCTTTATTTTTTGATATGAATGATTTTAATGAGAAACAGGTGGCCATACATATTGCTCCTCAAGTTGAGTCTTGGATATGTTGACCCAgacccctggtctggtctggttttgaGGGCAGGCCAGTTATAGAAACCCTTATCTGAAAGACTCAGAAGCATTGATATGGATCAGCCTCTCCGACAGTACCTGGGTTGATGAGGCTAGGACTGGGTCATTACTTGACCCCTTTAGATAGATCTGGATTCTATGTTCAATTATTGACCTGTGACAAAAACAGCTAATATCCTGTAACTACATACAGCACATTGGATAAACAGAATATTGCATTTTCTGTTGATACATTGTGAAGACGCCACTTGGTCTTTCACTTTGTTGTCGAAATAAACGTCTAGAATAGAGGTCAGGAAGCTATAGTTCAAGAGGTTCTTTAAGTACAGTTGATGTGATTAGGGATCTCTTAGTGATGACCTGTCTGACAGACAGTTAAAAGACAATTAACTTTGACAAccattttttccataaacaacaCTGACATTTAACTTTAAATGCAACAGAAAGTCAAAGCATGGTGTTCGTATTAGTAGGtcaatatataaatattttaagACCACAGGCCCAGCCTTTTCTTTATGTGCGCTAACAGTAATACTTGGATAATTGGATTACACAGGGGTTAAGAAATTATCACGATTTACCTGGATGGGGTTTGACTTTACTTTAGGCAGTACATAGACAGACAAATACACAGTGTGCATTCTACATGAACTGTCTTGGTGTTTACagtcggaaatgtacatacacctcagtcaaaatacatttaaactcagtttttcacaattcctgacatttaatcctagtaagaattccctgtctttgttcagttaggatcaccactttattttaagaatgtgaaaggtcagaataataatagagacttttatttctttcatcacatttccagtgggtcagaagtttacatacactcaattagtatttggtagcattgcctttaaattgtttaacttgggtcaaatgattcagatagccttccacaagcttcccacattaagttgggtgaattttggcccattcctcctgacaaagctggtgtaactgagtcaggtctgtaggcctccttgctcacacacgttttttcattgtccatttggaagacccatttgcgaccaagcattaacttcctgactgatgtcttgagatgttgcttcaatatatccacataattttccttcctcatgattccatctattttgtgaactgcaccagtccctcctgcagcaaagcacccccacaacatgacgctgccaccctcgtgcttcacggttgggatggtgttcttcggcttgcaagcctctccctttttcctccaaacataatgatggtcattatggccaaacagttctatttttgtttcatcagaccagaggacatttctccaaaaagtacaatatttgtccctatgtgcagttgcaaaccatagtctgtcttATTTATtgcggttttagagcagtggcttcttccttgctgagttgtttagtctgtgttttataaatgtaCAATAATCCTAAAACAATTATATTAGGAATTGGCAACTCGTTCccattctgagaaataaggtatgccacttgatttcaacatctgaatAAACTGGACAGGTAagcatgctgttcaaacagttggagacggaCAGAAGGTTGTGTTCACAACAATTAACAATGtattgccagcagcataccaccctgcataccactactggcttgcttctgaagccaagcagggttggtcctggatgggagaccagatgctgctggaagtggtgttggagggccagtaggaggcattctttcctctggtctaaaaaaacatcccaatgccccagggcagtggttggggacactgccctgtgtagggtgctgtctttcggatgggatgttaaacgggtgtcttgACTCTCTGAGGTtgttaaagatcccatggcacttatagtaagaataggggtgttaaccctggtgtcctggctaaattcccaatctggccctcaaaccatcatggtcacctaataattcccagtttacaattggctcattaattcctgtgtaactattccccaggttgttgctgcaaaggagaatgtgttctcagtcaatttacctggtaaaataacagatacatAAAAATTAAACTGTTTTGCCTTGTTAGCTGAATTCAAAGCTTGGGATTAtacctacacccaaataagggcactgcgttcatccacctctggcctgctcgcctccctaccactgaggaagtacagtttctgctcagctcagtcaaaactgttcgctgctctggctccccaatggtggaacaaactccctcacgacgccaggacagcggagtcaatcaccaccttccggagacacctgaaaccccacctctttaaggaatacctaggataggataaagtaattcttctcaccccccctcccccccttaaaatatttagatgcactattgtaaagtggttgttccactggatgtcataaggtgaatgcaccaatttgtaagtcgctctggataagagcgtctgctaaatgacttaaatgtaaatgtaatacctaGATCCAATTTGGCTAAACTTGAAATAAAAATATTAGCTGGCTACACACTAGCGTGTGGGCTTTTGCTTGAGAGATTGTTTATGAGACCGGTGTACATTTTCTATAAGGCCTGCTgcattattagtgaatgtgcattatgCATGGTTCTGGTTACATTTTTAACAAAAAGGCACTTTTTATAGACAGACCTGAAAaccagatcagtgattattgcacAAAAAAAGCAGGTACAACTATTTTGATTAAATTATTACATTATTAGTGGGTCTTATTGTCGTGGAAGGCATATATTCAGTTTATGTGTAATTTCACAAGCTCTGAATTTAAACATTATTGCTGACTGTTTTAAATGCAGTGTATTTGACATTTTAATTGTATAACAAATCTTATTTAGAGAAAACACTTTTTTataatgtagatatacagtaccagtcaaaagtttggacacaccttctcattcttgggtttttctttattttcactattttctacattctagaataatagtgaagacatcaaactatgaaataacacatatggaatcatgtggtaaccaaaaaagtgttagacaaatcaaaatatgttttatattttagattctttaacgtagccaccctttgccttgatgacagattttctaccctcttggcattctctcaaccaactttcacctggaatgcttttccaacagtcttgaaggagttcccacatatagtgaacacttgttgcctgcttttccttcactctgcagtccatctaatcccaaaccacctcaattgggttgaggtcaggtgattgtggaggccacgtaatttgatgcagcactccatcactctcctccttggtcaaatagcccttacacagcctggaggtgtgttgggtcattgtcctgtcgaaaaaacaaatgatagccccactaagcgcaaaccagatgggatggcgtatcgctgcaggatattgtggtagccatgctggttaagtgtgccttgaattctaaataaatcacagacagtgtcaccagcaaagcaccatcacacctcctcctccatgcttcaaggtgggaaccgCACATGCAGAGAtgatccattcacctactctgtttctcacaaagacacagcggttggaaccaaatatctcaaatttggactcatcagactaaaggacagatttccatcggtctaatgtccattgctcgtgtttcttggcccaagccagTCTTTTCTTATTGTTGCTGTCCATAATTTGTTGTTTCTTTGCAGGaattagaccatgaagg includes these proteins:
- the LOC124016103 gene encoding retinal cone rhodopsin-sensitive cGMP 3',5'-cyclic phosphodiesterase subunit gamma-like; translation: MNTAPPAGSALATPAGTAGPTTPKKGPPKFKQRQTRTFKSKAPKPGQKGFGDDIPGMEGLGTDIAVVCPWEAYGDMELSDLAKYGII